The stretch of DNA AGTGGGAACGTTCATCGGCGAACGTCGGTCACGGAGTCGGTTAACCGATGAGCCTGAATTTTATACTGGATCGAGCGGCCACGATTGCTATGATCGATATCGAGACGGAAACGGAACGGCGTCACGGAGTCACGTTCGTCAACGCGGCCGTGACGAACGAGCGATCGACACCGCAGTTGATTCTCCTCGAGCCACGTGTCGACGGACAGATCTGGTCGCCACGACCCGGGACGGCGACGGCGGCCGAGTGGACTGACGGTTCGTGGTCCGGCGTCGTCGAGCCGGGAC from Natronobacterium texcoconense encodes:
- a CDS encoding DUF7857 domain-containing protein; the protein is MIDIETETERRHGVTFVNAAVTNERSTPQLILLEPRVDGQIWSPRPGTATAAEWTDGSWSGVVEPGRTRGLGFATPESPTDRPLEFVSATRVSSDEVSRPERRLATLEGWSPTSAVLAREPRG